The following proteins are encoded in a genomic region of Streptomyces collinus Tu 365:
- a CDS encoding helix-turn-helix domain-containing protein, with protein MTTSRRNQSAMRMLGRQLATARRAAGLSQSGLSAALNLNEETIASIEQGRRSLKPDIAELLDEYLGTKGTLAAGVANLPEVDQFPLWAEEYMDQEREAIALSWYDALVVPGLLQNEPYARAILQNRVPAYPEEKLETTLRLRLARQEILHRKHPPTLSFVIWEPALLLSVGSQEVRRQQLDFLREMTELPCVSLQVLPLSSPFHAGVDGPFTLLETPDHQHVAYTESQRGSQWVSDLDEVSILARKYAMLRTQALTPQDSVGLLDRLLGEQ; from the coding sequence ATGACGACTTCTCGGAGGAACCAGTCGGCGATGCGGATGCTCGGCCGTCAGCTGGCCACGGCACGCAGGGCGGCGGGACTGAGCCAGTCGGGCCTGAGCGCCGCGCTCAACCTCAACGAGGAGACGATCGCCTCCATCGAACAGGGCCGCCGGTCCCTCAAGCCGGACATCGCGGAGCTGCTCGACGAGTATTTGGGCACGAAGGGGACGCTGGCCGCAGGGGTGGCGAACCTGCCGGAGGTGGACCAGTTCCCGCTGTGGGCCGAGGAGTACATGGATCAGGAGCGGGAGGCGATCGCGTTGTCGTGGTACGACGCCCTCGTGGTGCCGGGTCTGTTGCAGAACGAGCCGTACGCTCGCGCGATCCTGCAGAATCGCGTCCCGGCCTATCCCGAGGAGAAGTTGGAGACCACTCTGAGGCTCCGCCTCGCCCGCCAGGAGATCCTGCACCGAAAGCACCCGCCGACGCTGAGCTTCGTGATCTGGGAACCCGCGCTGCTGCTGAGCGTCGGCTCCCAGGAGGTACGCAGGCAACAGCTCGACTTCCTACGCGAGATGACCGAGCTGCCCTGCGTCTCGCTCCAGGTCCTCCCGCTGTCCAGCCCCTTCCACGCGGGCGTCGACGGCCCGTTCACGCTCCTGGAGACGCCGGACCACCAGCACGTCGCGTACACCGAGTCGCAACGCGGCAGCCAGTGGGTTTCCGACCTGGACGAGGTGTCCATCCTGGCGCGCAAGTATGCGATGCTGCGGACGCAGGCCCTGACCCCTCAGGACTCAGTGGGCCTCCTCGACCGCCTGCTAGGAGAGCAATGA
- a CDS encoding ATP-binding protein: MNAQTELPCQRDQFYGRARRSVPAARRFTEWSLSYWGLTAWERSADVSLCVSELATNALLHGAPPGRGFLVRLRYDGDLVRAEVHDSGPGLPQVVGETGAADEEGGRGLLLVASLADKWGVGRRAPGKLVWCEFAVRASRACGCPAGPCPGAACAR, translated from the coding sequence GTGAATGCGCAAACCGAACTGCCCTGCCAGCGCGACCAGTTCTACGGCCGCGCTCGCCGCTCCGTCCCTGCTGCCAGGCGGTTCACGGAGTGGTCGCTGAGCTACTGGGGACTCACCGCCTGGGAGCGGTCCGCCGACGTGTCGCTGTGCGTGAGCGAGCTGGCCACGAACGCGCTGCTGCACGGGGCACCGCCCGGGCGCGGCTTCCTGGTGCGGCTGCGGTACGACGGCGACCTCGTACGGGCCGAGGTGCACGACAGCGGCCCCGGTCTCCCCCAGGTGGTGGGGGAGACCGGGGCCGCTGACGAGGAGGGCGGGCGGGGGCTGCTGCTGGTCGCGTCCCTCGCCGACAAGTGGGGCGTGGGTCGGCGCGCCCCGGGCAAACTCGTCTGGTGCGAGTTCGCCGTCAGAGCTTCTCGGGCGTGCGGATGCCCAGCAGGGCCATGCCCCGGTGCAGCGTGCGCGCGGTGA
- the argS gene encoding arginine--tRNA ligase, translated as MASVTSLSDSVQQHLASALTATLPEAAGSDPLLRRSDRADFQANGILALAKKAKANPRELADQVVSQVATGDVIADVEVSGPGFLNITIADRAITENLAARYADESGRLGVPHAEHAGTTVVDYAQPNVAKEMHVGHLRSAVIGDAVVQILEFTGEQVVRRHHIGDWGTQFGMLIQYLDEHPHELDHKAARVTGEEAMSNLDRLYKAARKLFDSDEEFKTRARRRVVDLQAGEPKTLATWQKFVDESKIYFFSVFEKLDMEVRDPDIVGESGYNDMLAETCRLLEESGVAVRSEGALCVFFEDVKGPDGKPVPLIVQKSDGGYGYAATDLSAIRDRVFNLKANSIVYVVDARQSLHFKMVFETARRAGWLGDDVKAFQLAFGTVLGKDGKPFKTREGETVKLEDLLDEAVERATAVVREKAGKVGLTEQEIVENGRYVGVGAVKYADLSTSAVRDYKFDLDQMVSLNGDTSVYLQYAYARIQSILRKAGEARPAAHPELALAPAERALGLHLDRFAETVLEVAESYEPHKLAAYLYQLATLLTSFYDQCPVLKAESPEQVENRLFLVDVTARTLHRGMALLGIRTPEKL; from the coding sequence ATGGCCTCGGTCACGTCCCTCAGCGACTCCGTCCAGCAGCACCTCGCCTCCGCCCTCACGGCCACCCTGCCGGAGGCCGCCGGTTCGGACCCGCTGCTGCGACGAAGCGACCGGGCCGACTTCCAGGCCAACGGCATCCTCGCGCTCGCCAAGAAGGCGAAGGCCAACCCGCGGGAGCTGGCGGACCAGGTCGTCTCCCAGGTGGCCACGGGCGACGTGATCGCGGACGTCGAGGTCTCCGGGCCCGGCTTCCTGAACATCACGATCGCGGACCGGGCGATCACCGAGAACCTGGCCGCGCGGTACGCGGACGAGTCGGGCCGGCTCGGCGTGCCGCACGCCGAGCACGCGGGCACCACGGTGGTCGACTACGCGCAGCCCAACGTGGCCAAGGAGATGCACGTCGGCCACCTGCGCTCGGCGGTCATCGGCGACGCGGTCGTGCAGATCCTGGAGTTCACCGGCGAGCAGGTGGTCCGGCGTCACCACATCGGCGACTGGGGCACCCAGTTCGGCATGCTCATCCAGTACCTGGACGAGCACCCGCACGAGCTGGACCACAAGGCGGCCCGGGTCACCGGTGAGGAGGCGATGTCGAACCTCGACCGCCTCTACAAGGCGGCGCGCAAGCTGTTCGACTCGGACGAGGAGTTCAAGACCAGGGCCCGGCGCCGGGTGGTCGACCTCCAGGCCGGCGAGCCGAAGACGCTCGCCACGTGGCAGAAGTTCGTGGACGAGTCGAAGATCTACTTCTTCTCCGTCTTCGAGAAGCTGGACATGGAGGTCCGCGACCCCGACATCGTCGGCGAGTCCGGCTACAACGACATGCTGGCCGAGACCTGCCGCCTGCTGGAGGAGTCCGGCGTCGCCGTCCGCTCCGAGGGCGCCCTCTGCGTCTTCTTCGAGGACGTCAAGGGCCCGGACGGCAAGCCGGTCCCGCTCATCGTGCAGAAGTCGGACGGCGGTTACGGCTACGCGGCCACCGACCTCTCCGCGATCCGCGACCGCGTCTTCAACCTGAAGGCCAACTCGATCGTGTACGTGGTCGACGCCCGCCAGTCCCTGCACTTCAAGATGGTCTTCGAGACCGCCCGCCGGGCCGGCTGGCTGGGCGACGACGTCAAGGCGTTCCAGCTCGCCTTCGGCACGGTCCTCGGCAAGGACGGCAAGCCCTTCAAGACCCGTGAGGGCGAGACCGTCAAGCTGGAGGACCTGCTCGACGAGGCCGTCGAGCGGGCCACCGCGGTGGTCCGGGAGAAGGCCGGGAAGGTGGGCCTGACCGAGCAGGAGATCGTCGAGAACGGCCGCTACGTCGGCGTCGGCGCGGTCAAGTACGCCGACCTGTCGACCTCCGCCGTCCGGGACTACAAGTTCGACCTGGACCAGATGGTCTCGCTCAACGGCGACACGAGCGTGTACCTCCAGTACGCCTACGCCCGGATCCAGTCCATCCTGCGCAAGGCCGGCGAGGCCCGCCCCGCCGCCCACCCGGAGCTGGCGCTGGCCCCGGCGGAGCGGGCGCTCGGCCTGCACCTGGACCGCTTCGCGGAGACCGTGCTGGAGGTGGCGGAGTCCTACGAGCCGCACAAGCTGGCCGCGTACCTGTACCAGCTCGCGACGCTGCTGACGTCCTTCTACGACCAGTGCCCGGTCCTGAAGGCCGAGTCGCCGGAGCAGGTGGAGAACCGCCTGTTCCTGGTCGACGTCACCGCGCGCACGCTGCACCGGGGCATGGCCCTGCTGGGCATCCGCACGCCCGAGAAGCTCTGA
- the lysS gene encoding lysine--tRNA ligase encodes MPIVAQSTETTDWVSRFADEVIEESERRAPGKPVVVASGLSPSGPIHLGNLREVMTPHLVADEIRRRGHQVRHLISWDDYDRYRKVPAGVAGVDESWAEHIGKPLTSVPAPKGSAYGSWAEHFKAAMVESLAELGVEFDGISQTEQYTSGTYREQILHAMKHRGDIDAILAQYRTKKAPKKQQQKAVDEAELEAEEGSGAAAEDDGSSGVSGYFPYKPYCGDCGKDLTTVTSYDDDTTELAYTCTACGFGETVRLSEFNRGKLVWKVDWPMRWAYEGVIFEPSGVDHSSPGSSFQVGGQIVGIFGGEQPIGPMYAFVGISGMAKMSSSRGGVPTPADALQIMEPQLLRWLYARRRPNQSFKIAFDQEIQRLYDEWDKLAGKVADGSALPADVAAYSRAVGTAAGELPKTARPLPYRTLASVADITAGHEDQALRILGELDPEQPLASLDEVRPRYDKAEAWINTHVPADQRTIVRDEPDAELLKSLDEASQQSVRLLADGLAEHWSLDGLTHLVYGVPKVQAGFPADATPKELPPEIKTAQRTFFALLYHLLVGRDTGPRLPTLLLAVGQDRVRKLLGE; translated from the coding sequence GTGCCGATCGTGGCTCAGAGCACCGAGACCACCGACTGGGTCTCCCGTTTCGCGGATGAGGTCATCGAAGAGTCGGAGCGCCGTGCCCCGGGCAAACCGGTCGTCGTCGCGTCCGGTCTCTCCCCGTCGGGCCCGATCCACCTGGGCAACCTGCGCGAGGTGATGACCCCGCACCTGGTCGCCGACGAGATCCGCCGCCGCGGCCACCAGGTCCGGCACCTGATCTCCTGGGACGACTACGACCGCTACCGCAAGGTGCCGGCCGGGGTCGCGGGTGTCGACGAGTCCTGGGCCGAGCACATCGGCAAGCCGCTCACCTCGGTGCCGGCGCCGAAGGGCTCCGCGTACGGGAGCTGGGCCGAGCACTTCAAGGCCGCGATGGTCGAGTCGCTGGCCGAGCTGGGCGTGGAGTTCGACGGGATCAGCCAGACGGAGCAGTACACGTCCGGCACCTACCGCGAGCAGATCCTGCACGCCATGAAGCACCGCGGCGACATCGACGCGATCCTCGCCCAGTACCGCACGAAGAAGGCGCCGAAGAAGCAGCAGCAGAAGGCCGTCGACGAGGCCGAGCTGGAGGCCGAGGAGGGCTCGGGCGCCGCGGCCGAGGACGACGGCAGCTCCGGCGTCTCCGGGTACTTCCCGTACAAGCCGTACTGCGGCGACTGCGGCAAGGACCTGACGACGGTCACCTCGTACGACGACGACACCACCGAGCTGGCCTACACCTGCACGGCGTGCGGCTTCGGCGAGACGGTCCGGCTGAGCGAGTTCAACCGCGGCAAGCTGGTCTGGAAGGTCGACTGGCCGATGCGGTGGGCGTACGAAGGCGTGATCTTCGAGCCCTCCGGTGTCGACCACTCGTCGCCGGGCTCCTCCTTCCAGGTCGGCGGGCAGATCGTCGGCATCTTCGGCGGCGAGCAGCCCATCGGCCCGATGTACGCCTTCGTCGGCATCTCCGGGATGGCGAAGATGTCGTCCTCGCGCGGCGGTGTGCCCACCCCGGCGGACGCGCTGCAGATCATGGAGCCGCAGCTGCTGCGCTGGCTCTACGCCCGCCGCCGGCCCAACCAGTCGTTCAAGATCGCCTTCGACCAGGAGATCCAGCGGCTCTACGACGAGTGGGACAAGCTGGCGGGCAAGGTCGCCGACGGCTCCGCGCTGCCGGCCGACGTGGCGGCGTACAGCCGGGCGGTCGGTACGGCCGCCGGTGAGCTGCCGAAGACCGCGCGTCCGCTGCCCTACCGCACCCTCGCGTCCGTCGCCGACATCACCGCAGGGCACGAGGACCAGGCCCTGCGCATCCTCGGCGAGCTGGACCCGGAGCAGCCGCTGGCCTCGCTCGACGAGGTACGGCCGCGCTACGACAAGGCCGAGGCGTGGATCAACACGCACGTCCCCGCCGACCAGCGGACGATCGTGCGCGACGAGCCCGACGCCGAGCTGCTGAAGTCCCTGGACGAGGCGTCCCAGCAGTCCGTGCGCCTGCTGGCCGACGGGCTCGCCGAGCACTGGTCCCTGGACGGGCTGACCCACCTCGTGTACGGCGTGCCCAAGGTGCAGGCCGGGTTCCCGGCCGACGCCACGCCGAAGGAGCTGCCGCCGGAGATCAAGACGGCCCAGCGGACCTTCTTCGCCCTGCTGTACCACCTGCTGGTGGGCCGGGACACCGGTCCGCGGCTGCCCACGCTGCTGCTGGCGGTCGGGCAGGACCGGGTGCGCAAGCTGCTCGGGGAGTAA
- a CDS encoding DUF2637 domain-containing protein, producing MHRVLIGVVVSGAMIIAGIGFAGSYAAVRELAIKKGFGNFAYVFPIGIDAGICVLLALDLLLTWIRIPFPLLRQTAWLLTAATIAFNGAAAWPDPLGVGMHAVIPVLFVVAVEAARHAIGRIADITADKHMEGVRLTRWLLSPVPTFLLWRRMKLWELRSYDQVIKLEQERLVYRARLHARFGRAWRRKAPVESLMPLRLARYGVPLAETAPAGLAAAGIEPAVIPAQRQPELAHAADRGAAPARAAEPVPAATRAHAGAAAAPPAGQYAEPPVDDEQSPWFQTPREVDYHGGYDPTYEPPPDPQYLPEEQYEDWYEEQPPERFQQPSPEETGSFPIPVGPNRTRELGEGGGPPEPDEEAYYQVFRQSIDGSYPTPRVLGDNIQATFGTALSPSALKTLVDRFQQRHSAELEEDHIA from the coding sequence ATGCACCGCGTTCTCATCGGCGTGGTCGTGTCCGGCGCCATGATCATCGCCGGTATCGGCTTCGCCGGTTCCTACGCGGCGGTCCGCGAACTGGCGATCAAGAAGGGCTTCGGGAACTTCGCCTACGTCTTCCCGATCGGCATCGACGCGGGCATCTGCGTTCTGCTCGCCCTTGACCTGCTGCTGACCTGGATCCGTATCCCCTTCCCGCTCCTGCGGCAGACGGCCTGGCTGCTGACGGCGGCCACGATCGCCTTCAACGGCGCCGCCGCCTGGCCGGACCCGCTGGGCGTGGGCATGCACGCGGTGATCCCGGTGCTGTTCGTGGTCGCCGTCGAGGCGGCCCGGCACGCCATCGGCCGGATCGCGGACATCACGGCCGACAAGCACATGGAGGGCGTCCGCCTCACCCGCTGGCTGCTCTCCCCGGTCCCCACCTTCCTGCTCTGGCGCCGGATGAAGCTGTGGGAGCTGCGCTCCTACGACCAGGTGATCAAGCTGGAGCAGGAGCGGCTGGTCTACCGCGCCCGCCTGCACGCCCGGTTCGGCCGGGCCTGGCGCCGCAAGGCCCCGGTGGAGTCCCTGATGCCGCTGCGGCTCGCGCGCTACGGCGTCCCGTTGGCCGAGACGGCCCCGGCGGGCCTGGCCGCGGCCGGCATCGAGCCCGCGGTGATCCCCGCGCAGCGGCAGCCCGAACTCGCCCACGCCGCGGACCGGGGCGCCGCGCCCGCCCGGGCGGCCGAGCCCGTGCCCGCGGCGACGCGGGCGCACGCGGGCGCGGCGGCGGCGCCCCCCGCCGGGCAGTACGCCGAGCCGCCGGTGGACGACGAGCAGAGCCCCTGGTTCCAGACCCCGCGCGAGGTCGACTACCACGGCGGCTACGACCCCACGTACGAGCCTCCGCCGGACCCGCAGTACCTGCCGGAGGAGCAGTACGAGGACTGGTACGAGGAGCAGCCGCCGGAGCGGTTCCAGCAGCCCTCCCCGGAGGAGACCGGCAGCTTCCCCATCCCGGTGGGCCCGAACCGGACCCGGGAGCTGGGCGAGGGCGGCGGCCCGCCGGAGCCCGACGAGGAGGCCTACTACCAGGTCTTCCGGCAGTCGATCGACGGCAGCTACCCGACGCCGCGCGTGCTGGGTGACAACATCCAGGCCACGTTCGGCACCGCGCTGAGCCCCAGTGCCCTGAAGACCCTGGTGGACCGGTTCCAGCAGCGCCACTCGGCGGAGCTGGAGGAGGACCACATCGCCTGA
- a CDS encoding DUF3558 domain-containing protein, which produces MSEGTMQRAAQRDVLAQPHQRAKRLRRALVCAAAVPAVLITAACSSDSGDSQDKGGAGAQQTPSGTTSKQPSASASPTVQAAAYRKLPEPCHVLAKNTLSDLVPKGASSGKEGTSDDTATRSSCSWSSLDNNGVKGSQFRWLNVSLLRFDSDADRGAADKQAHAYFTQQVGDAQSVSGAKNTKAQPVAGTGTEATLVRYDLKKKEGAFKQQTIVARVENVVVTLDYNGAGLAGEKTPSSDDLSKAAQKAVKEVVAAVTAANGQGSGGSSSTKPSTSPSKQGSKTASKSPSAAASKSASAEASPSKSAAKKS; this is translated from the coding sequence ATGAGTGAAGGAACCATGCAGCGAGCAGCCCAGCGAGACGTCCTTGCCCAGCCTCACCAGCGAGCCAAGCGCCTTCGCCGTGCCCTTGTCTGCGCGGCGGCCGTTCCCGCGGTGCTGATCACCGCGGCCTGCTCCTCGGATTCCGGCGACTCCCAGGACAAGGGCGGCGCCGGCGCGCAGCAGACCCCGAGCGGCACCACGTCGAAGCAGCCGTCGGCGAGCGCGTCCCCGACCGTGCAGGCGGCCGCGTACCGCAAGCTCCCGGAGCCCTGCCACGTCCTGGCCAAGAACACCCTGTCCGACCTGGTGCCCAAGGGCGCGAGCTCGGGCAAGGAGGGCACCTCCGACGACACGGCGACCCGCTCCTCCTGCTCCTGGAGCAGCCTGGACAACAACGGCGTCAAGGGCTCCCAGTTCCGCTGGCTGAACGTCTCCCTGCTGCGCTTCGACTCGGACGCCGACCGCGGCGCGGCCGACAAGCAGGCGCACGCGTACTTCACCCAGCAGGTCGGGGACGCGCAGAGCGTGTCCGGGGCCAAGAACACCAAGGCGCAGCCGGTGGCGGGCACGGGCACCGAGGCGACCCTGGTGCGCTACGACCTGAAGAAGAAGGAAGGCGCCTTCAAGCAGCAGACGATCGTCGCCCGGGTCGAGAACGTGGTCGTCACGCTCGACTACAACGGCGCCGGTCTGGCCGGTGAGAAGACCCCGAGCTCCGACGACCTGAGCAAGGCGGCCCAGAAGGCCGTGAAGGAGGTCGTGGCGGCCGTCACGGCGGCCAACGGCCAGGGATCCGGAGGGAGTTCGTCCACCAAGCCCTCCACGTCGCCCTCGAAGCAGGGGTCGAAGACGGCGTCGAAGTCCCCGTCCGCCGCGGCGTCCAAGTCGGCCTCCGCCGAAGCGTCCCCCTCGAAGTCGGCCGCGAAGAAGAGCTGA
- a CDS encoding RtcB family protein, whose amino-acid sequence MSYVEMPGAKVPIRMWTDPATVEDVALRQLQNVATLPWIKGLAVMPDVHYGKGATVGSVIAMRGAVCPAAVGVDIGCGMSAVRTSLTANDLPGELSRLRSKIEQAIPVGRGMHEDPVEPGAFHGLATAGWDDFWGRFDGVAEAVRFRQERATKQMGTLGGGNHFIEVCTDTDGTVWLMLHSGSRNIGKELAEHHIGVAQKLPHNQDLVDRDLAVFVSDTPQMAAYRNDLFWAQEYAKHNRALMMALLKDVVRKEFKKARPTFEPEISCHHNYVAEERYEGMDLLVTRKGAIRAGSGEFGIIPGSMGTGSYIVKGLGNDASFNSASHGAGRRMSRNAAKRRFSTKDLEDQTRGVECRKDSGVVDEIPGAYKSIDQVIDQQRDLVEVVAKLKQVVCVKG is encoded by the coding sequence ATGTCGTACGTGGAGATGCCCGGCGCGAAGGTCCCGATCCGGATGTGGACCGATCCCGCGACGGTGGAGGACGTGGCCCTGCGCCAGCTCCAGAACGTGGCCACCCTGCCCTGGATCAAGGGCCTGGCCGTGATGCCGGACGTGCACTACGGGAAGGGCGCGACCGTCGGCTCGGTCATCGCGATGCGCGGAGCGGTGTGCCCGGCCGCGGTGGGCGTGGACATCGGGTGCGGCATGTCCGCGGTGCGGACGTCGCTGACGGCGAACGACCTGCCCGGTGAGCTGTCCCGGCTGCGCTCGAAGATCGAGCAGGCGATCCCGGTGGGCCGGGGGATGCACGAGGACCCGGTCGAGCCGGGCGCGTTCCACGGCCTGGCGACCGCCGGGTGGGACGACTTCTGGGGGCGGTTCGACGGCGTCGCGGAAGCGGTCAGGTTCCGTCAGGAGCGCGCCACGAAGCAGATGGGAACGCTCGGAGGCGGTAACCACTTCATCGAGGTGTGCACCGACACGGACGGTACGGTCTGGCTGATGCTGCACTCCGGGTCCCGCAACATCGGCAAGGAACTCGCCGAGCACCACATCGGCGTGGCCCAGAAGCTCCCGCACAACCAGGACCTGGTCGACCGCGACCTCGCCGTCTTCGTCTCGGACACCCCGCAGATGGCGGCCTACCGCAACGACCTGTTCTGGGCGCAGGAGTACGCCAAGCACAACCGGGCGCTCATGATGGCGCTCCTGAAGGACGTCGTCCGCAAGGAGTTCAAGAAGGCCCGGCCGACCTTCGAGCCGGAGATCTCCTGCCACCACAACTACGTGGCCGAGGAGCGCTACGAGGGCATGGACCTGCTCGTCACCCGCAAGGGCGCGATCCGGGCCGGCTCCGGCGAGTTCGGGATCATCCCGGGCTCGATGGGCACCGGCTCGTACATCGTGAAGGGCCTTGGCAACGACGCGTCCTTCAACTCCGCCTCGCACGGCGCGGGCCGGCGCATGAGCCGGAACGCGGCCAAGCGGCGCTTCTCCACGAAGGACCTGGAGGACCAGACGCGGGGCGTGGAGTGCCGCAAGGACTCCGGCGTCGTGGACGAGATCCCGGGCGCGTACAAGTCCATCGACCAGGTCATCGACCAGCAGCGGGACCTGGTGGAGGTCGTGGCCAAGCTGAAGCAGGTCGTCTGCGTGAAGGGCTGA
- a CDS encoding SDR family NAD(P)-dependent oxidoreductase, giving the protein MATAAPSAASRIAVVTGASSGIGAATARRLAAAGYRVVLTARRKDRIEALAEELTAAGHSATAYQLDVTDRAAVDEFATAFTAIGVLVNNAGGALGADPVATGDPAHWRTMYETNVLGTLNVTQALLPKLEASGDGVVVVVSSTAGLGTYEGGAGYVAAKHGEHVLAETLRLEIVGRPVRVIEIAPGMVKTDEFALTRFGGDTEKAEKVYAGVAEPLTADDVAETITWTVTRPSHVNVDLLVLRPRAQASNTKVHREL; this is encoded by the coding sequence ATGGCCACCGCCGCCCCGTCCGCCGCCTCCCGCATCGCCGTCGTCACGGGTGCGAGCAGCGGCATCGGCGCCGCGACGGCCCGCCGGCTCGCGGCGGCCGGGTACCGCGTCGTCCTCACCGCCCGCCGCAAGGACCGCATCGAGGCCCTGGCCGAGGAGCTCACCGCGGCCGGCCACTCGGCGACCGCCTACCAGCTCGACGTGACGGACCGGGCGGCGGTGGACGAGTTCGCGACGGCCTTCACGGCGATCGGCGTCCTGGTCAACAACGCCGGCGGAGCCCTCGGCGCGGACCCCGTGGCGACGGGCGACCCGGCCCACTGGCGCACGATGTACGAGACGAACGTCCTCGGCACGCTGAACGTCACCCAGGCGCTGCTGCCCAAGCTGGAGGCGAGCGGCGACGGGGTCGTCGTGGTGGTCTCCTCCACCGCGGGCCTCGGCACCTACGAGGGCGGCGCGGGCTACGTGGCCGCCAAGCACGGCGAGCACGTCCTCGCCGAGACCCTCCGGCTGGAGATCGTCGGCCGGCCGGTCCGGGTGATCGAGATCGCGCCCGGCATGGTCAAGACCGACGAGTTCGCGCTGACCCGCTTCGGCGGCGACACCGAGAAGGCCGAGAAGGTCTACGCGGGCGTGGCCGAGCCGCTCACCGCCGACGACGTCGCCGAGACCATCACCTGGACGGTCACCCGCCCCAGCCACGTCAACGTGGACCTGCTCGTCCTGCGTCCGCGCGCCCAGGCGTCCAACACCAAGGTGCACCGGGAGCTGTGA
- a CDS encoding YnfA family protein codes for MPVLRSAALFVVAALFEIGGAWLVWQGVREHRGWLWITGGVVALGAYGFVATFQPDAHFGRILAAYGGIFVAGSLLWGMVADGYRPDRYDVTGALICLAGMAVIMWAPRNGG; via the coding sequence ATGCCCGTCCTTCGCTCCGCCGCCCTGTTCGTCGTCGCCGCGCTCTTCGAGATCGGCGGTGCCTGGCTGGTGTGGCAGGGCGTGCGCGAACACCGGGGCTGGCTGTGGATCACCGGCGGGGTCGTCGCGCTCGGCGCCTACGGCTTCGTGGCCACCTTCCAGCCGGACGCCCACTTCGGCCGCATCCTCGCCGCCTACGGCGGGATCTTCGTGGCCGGGTCCCTCCTGTGGGGCATGGTCGCCGACGGCTACCGGCCCGACCGCTACGACGTCACCGGGGCGCTGATCTGCCTCGCCGGCATGGCGGTGATCATGTGGGCGCCGAGGAACGGCGGCTGA
- a CDS encoding MarR family winged helix-turn-helix transcriptional regulator yields the protein MAGNGTGRSRLLAELGVVARRYMASYALFNQAVADRIGLHPTDLQCLNLLTLEEGPVTTGRVAELTGLTTGSATRLVDRLERAGYVVRRRDEVDRRRVLVVTVPERIAEFGRLWDSLAGDWSRIFDDLDDAELAVIVRHMERTVEFGGEQIARLRARPES from the coding sequence ATGGCCGGGAACGGTACCGGGCGGTCCCGACTGCTGGCGGAGCTGGGCGTGGTGGCCCGGCGGTACATGGCGTCGTACGCGCTGTTCAACCAGGCGGTGGCCGACCGGATCGGGCTGCACCCCACCGATCTGCAGTGCCTGAACCTGCTGACGCTGGAGGAGGGGCCGGTCACCACGGGCCGGGTCGCGGAGCTGACGGGGCTGACGACGGGGTCGGCGACCCGGCTGGTGGACCGCCTGGAGCGGGCGGGGTACGTGGTGCGGCGGCGGGACGAGGTGGACCGGCGGCGGGTGCTGGTGGTGACCGTGCCGGAGCGCATCGCCGAGTTCGGGCGGCTGTGGGACTCGCTGGCCGGTGACTGGTCGCGGATCTTCGACGACCTGGACGACGCCGAACTGGCGGTGATCGTCCGGCACATGGAGCGCACGGTCGAGTTCGGCGGGGAGCAGATCGCCCGGCTGCGGGCGCGCCCGGAGTCGTAG
- a CDS encoding winged helix-turn-helix transcriptional regulator — protein MATMTAAQRREQARSDYDAFLRDCPTNQLLGRLSDKWVGLVVAALVPGPMRYSDIGRRIAGVSPKMLTQTLRALERDGIVSRTVTPSVPVRVDYELTPLGRSLAGLLTAVKNWAETHFDDVRAARERYDEETAENTDAADVA, from the coding sequence ATGGCGACGATGACCGCGGCGCAGCGGCGCGAGCAGGCCCGTAGCGACTACGACGCCTTCCTGCGCGACTGCCCCACCAACCAGCTCCTCGGCCGGCTCAGCGACAAGTGGGTCGGCCTCGTGGTCGCCGCGCTGGTCCCCGGCCCCATGCGCTACAGCGACATCGGCCGCAGGATCGCCGGCGTCAGCCCCAAGATGCTCACCCAGACCCTGCGCGCCCTGGAGCGCGACGGCATCGTCAGCCGCACGGTCACCCCGTCCGTCCCGGTCCGGGTCGACTACGAGCTCACCCCGCTCGGCCGCAGCCTGGCCGGCCTGCTCACCGCGGTGAAGAACTGGGCGGAGACCCACTTCGACGACGTACGGGCGGCCCGCGAGCGGTACGACGAGGAGACCGCGGAGAACACGGACGCCGCCGACGTCGCCTAG